A segment of the Manis javanica isolate MJ-LG chromosome 10, MJ_LKY, whole genome shotgun sequence genome:
CATGTGGCCCCAGGCATCCAGAGGGTAAGAATATTCCTCCACTCATCCACACAGCAGGTGAttgctgagcacccactgtgtgctgggcacccgGCTGGTGGCAGGGAGGGTGCGAGACAGACCACAGTCATGAAAGCAAGAGGTGGCCACAAAGGCCACAGAGAGACACGGGAGGGAAGATGAGGAGTTTGAGCTCATGGATGGGGCAAGGagactaaaattttaaaagggagTCAGGGAAAGGCCTCGCCTCAAAGGTGCCAtctgagcagaggagggagggtgTGGCTGGTGGCCAGCTACAGAAAGGACACCGGGGCAGAGGCAGAACCAATGCGCATGCCTGTGCGGGCATGGCCGCCGGGCGGAAACCCGTCATCACGCTGCATGGGGGCCACGTGCCCGTGGGCTACTCCCAGCTGATGGCGGAGAGTGGCAGGGATGTCATCACAGCCTTCCCCCGCAGGACCCCTCTGACGCAGGTGCTCCCAATGGCCTTGCTGAGCCTTCCCAGACTGTGGCAGTTGGCACTTCCTCTCGGCCCTCCTTCCCACTTTCCTTCCCTCTGGACCGGATCTGCTCAGCTGACAGCCCCTGCAGGCATCCCCATTTCCTCTCCCAGGTGAGTTTTATTTCCCTAATAAAACCATGGCACATCTAACCCAGGCTTGGCATCTGCCTTTCAGGGGTCCTGAACCCACCAAGGGCTCTGAGCAGAACAGACTGTGATCTGGGTCACTCTGGACAGGGTGGGTTTTTTGAAATAAGATGTGCTGACAGGTCAGATGTGAGCAGTgataaaaggagaagaaaggacaACTTCAAAATGTTTAGCCCAAGCAACTGGAAGGACGGGGCCCTCATTCACTGTGATGAGAAGGACTGTGAGAAGAGGCACTTGGGTAGGTAAAGAATTGAAGTTTGGTCTGAGAAAGAAGCCAATGACATCCAAACAGAGTTGGCTCTGGTGTTCACAGGAGATGTCAGGGCTCaagatataaatttgggagtGTAGATGGTCTCAGCCTCTCGAGGCTGAATCAGATCACTCAGGGAAGGAAACGAAGATCAAGAGGAAAGGGCCCTCGGACTGTACTCCAGTGGTTTGGAGGGCAGGCTTCCCCTGGTTCCTAAGTAGGAATCAGTGAAGGAGGTGGACAAGGCATGGCAGTGAGTCAGGGGAATCTGGAAAGAGTGGAACGTTCTGGaagtaaaggaagaaattatgTCAAAGAGGAGAGAGCCTGATGACATCAGATGCTGGTGATTCATCAGGCAGATGAGAACCAGGAACGGACCTGTGGATTTAATGATGTGGAGGTCAACAGAGACCTTGAGAAGGAAGATTCTGGTGCAGAGGTGGGCAAAAAGCTTGACTGAGTGGgttggaaaggagagagaaaacctGAAGAGAGAGTTTATTATGATGAGTTATGAAGGAAGGGTGGGGTCACTGGAGGGGGATGTGGACTCAAGataaggaatataaaatggaagaaattatAGCATGTTTGCAAGctataaatataatattgtatcatTAGCCCTGTTTTACAGATTATGGAACCAAGACTCTAGGCTTTGGACACCAGTCTGTCTTACCCAGTCCAAATCCATGTTCTTCAATaggtcagtttttaaaaaagaaattgtagTAGTACAGCTTTTTTTCATGTCACAATATGTCATGAGCACTTTTCCAtatgaacaaaaagcaaaaattgacataaaaaggagaaatatacAAATCTACAATCACAGGGGAAGATTTCTAACTACTCTTAACATCtgacaaacaaaaaaaggatGTGGAATATTTTAACACGACCCAACAAACTTGACCTAATTGACATATAGAATACTCATTCTGCCATGCACAATGCAAATGTtcttcaagtgcacacagaatatAAGCTGAGCCATAAAGCAAGTCTCCAAAGACTTCAAAGGATTAAAATCATACAAACATATTCTCTGGTCACAGTGGAATTAGTGAGAAAAAACAGAATGATAACTAGAAAATAACTAAACCTTGAAAATTGAGCAAAACACTTTAAATACCCATAGGGCAGGGAGGAAATATCAATGGAAAATATGAACTGAAAgataacaaaaatacaacatattaaaacctgtgggatgcaggtAAAGCCATACTTTAAGGGAAGTTCATAGCCTTAGgtataaattagaaaagaagaaagaattgaaaATCAATGATCTAAGCATCCATCCAAAGAAAGTAGaggaagaatatataaaaatcctTTCCTGGAgtttaggaacaagacaaggatgcccactgtcaccacttctattcaCCATCATACTGGAGGTCTGAGGcagtgcaataaagcaagaaaaagagaaataaaaggcaagagGATTGGGAAGGAAGATGAAATGTCCATTATTCATAGATTACATGACTGGGGTCATAGAAAATCCAAAGGAATTCACAgagaaactattagaattaagAGTGAATTCAGCAAGGTCACTCTATAtaaagtcaatatacaaaaaatcaACCGTATTTCTACATACCAGCAATGGACACTTAGAAAATGAAGCTCAAATGGGGAAACACCTGCAACCTAAAGCCCTGAGGATTAATGAGATAACAAGGTGTAAAATcctaccacagtgcctggcacatagtaggtactcagcaaATGGCTCCTGATACCATCATCACTGTCTTTAATGTCATTCTTATGTGCCCAGGTCCAACTCCAGTGGGTATGGGTTGGTCTCAAGGGCTAGCAGTCTGTGGCTTCATTTCACATCTCCTTTCTGGCTCCTTTCTGGCTCCTTTCTGGCTCCAAAACTTTTGGAGCCACCCTGCAACCCTGCGGGGCAGTTGGGTCTCTTCCCACACTCCAGAGAAGCCTGCCTGAGCCTCAGACAAGTCTAAACATGGGCGAGAAGGAGAAGGATGTTATATGcaaaagtgagtctcttctattaaaaataatctcaTAGCAGGATATTTATCCATGTGGAAGGATGTTAATGAGATACTGTAACATGAACAAAAATAGCTGTgctactccaattaaaaaaagtatgtgtgagtgtgtttatggGTCTCTTCGTAtatatttatagagaaaaaaCTGGAAGGTATGGAAGTCAATGTTACTAGTATTTACCCTGGAAAAAGATAGGCTTAGGATggtggttattttcttttttgatatatacatatataaaaataccatgtgtgtgtgtgtgtgtgtgtgtgtgtgtgtgtgtgtgtgtgtgtgtgtgtgtgtgtgtgtgtgtgtgtgtgtgtgtgtgtgtgtgtgtgtgtgtgtgtgtgtgtgtgtgtgtgtgtgtgtgtgtgtgtgtgtgtgtgtgtgtgtgtgtgtgtagagagacagaaatgtttttatttaacagCTGACACCAGAACTCAGGGAAAATACCAAGATGAGTTgctgggagagaagagagaatatgGGGAAGTCTAGGGCCGTATGGAAAGCAGTGGCTGGTGGAAATTCCCTCGGGTGGAGGAACTGAAGGCCTTTGAAAGCTGGCCAGGTTATATTCCATCTGGAACCGTTGGCTGTGCCCTGCAGAGACATCTCCTTTGCATCTTGCCCATCTGCCCATCCTCAGTAAGCAGGACCATATTCTGACTGCCCTCTGTGGGGGGTTTTGTGGGGACTGAGGAAGGACCTGAGTTTCACGTGTGATTCAGGGTGGTGGGCACGGCACAGGGACGGCGCATAAAGGCAGAATCTAGTGCAAGAGGCAGCCCCTCCCAGGCATGGAGCCAAGACCCAACCTGGTGGCTCTAGGTCTTTCAGAGTTGAGATCCCAGATGACACTGGGTGGCATTTAGTCTTCACTTTCTCTACAGTGAACACATGATACCTGTGGAACTAGATGTAACTGAACAAAGATGCTTGTCACCTTCCCAGTGCCTGGGCAGAGTGGCCGCGTGCTGGGCAGTGGGTGGCCTGGGTGAGGCTGAGTCTCTCCCCAGGTAATTATGAAGACCGTGGCAGTGATGGAAATGCTTATGCAGAACAAACAGCATCCCGACCTGCGGCTGTGCTAAGGGCGTGGGACGGCGCCTGACCTTTTCCTCTTCCTGCAGTGTTGCTGCTGTGATGCTTGCGCAAGTGGAACGGAGGAGCTGGTAAGCTGGTTGAGGCGTTGTGTCGGATGGAGGAACTTTCTTCATTCCTCACCAACTCAGGCCCTTGCTACTCCAGAAGTGGAGGGACACCAATGAGGGGAAGCCGGCAGCACCTTGCAGCTACGTGCCCACCAGGGGCCAGGGCCACAAGTGTGCAATCTCAGTTCACTTCATAGAGAGTCCCCCAGGTAGGAATTCTTGTCTCCAGTTTACAGATGCGGAACTGGAGGCTCAGAGTGGCCACACAGCCAATTCATGGCCACTCAGGGAGGCAGACCCTGTACCAGGCTTAGGGGAGGTGGAGAGGGCCGGCGCCCCAGGACTCACCGTGTAGATGGATTCAGCCGGGGGCCTCTGAGGgctgctggcagggctggggttCAGGCACTTCTGGGCGGGGTGTGTCCGTGGCACCTGCATCTGCTTCTGCGAGGAAAGGAGtcagggtggctggggctgggacagGCAGCTCCCCCATCTCCCCCTGCCACCCCTGCACAGACACCCCCAGGGAAAGGATGGCAGTGTCATGGGGCCACACAGACACTGATCACACAGCACCTTCCACTCCCCCGGGTAAACGGGGCAAATGCCTCTGAGATTTGTATTAAGTCACTCACAGGTCTGGAGGTACCAGCAATGAGAATGACCCCCAACAGGGCATTGCCCAtagacacagtgcctggcacaggagaggcaggcactgcagggcACAGTGAGACAGGGCCCCTGGCTAAGCAGCTGACTGCTGTGGGTGGTCCTGAGCGAGACCAGGTGTCCAGTCGTCTGCCCCTTGCTGGCTCAGTGGGCTCACACAGACcacttgccctctctgggccttgatttCTTCAGCAAGAACCCTCCTTTGGGAAACTGTTCCAAGGACTTAGGGAGGTGATGGCACTCAGGTGGCACTTAGGGAGCCCTTGGCCCACCCACCTAGATCTGTCAGGCACCTGTTGTTAGCCAGGTGGTGTGAAGAGGTGGACACCGTGCCTGCCTCCTTGGAGCTTAGGACCGGGAGAGGAGACAGACAACAAGCCAGCAGTTTCCCCAGGCGAGGTCCATGTGCTGCCCACAGCAACAGAGCCTTTGGCACACTGGGAGGGAACCAACCCCGCCCGGCAGGAAGGGATGCTTAAGGCCTGAAGGCAGAGAAGTTCATTTGGCCAGAGAGGGGGTGTGCTGGAGCAGCCGTGCTAAGGCCTGCAGGTCTCCAGGAGCTTAGAGGTGGTCAGTGTGGCCTGAGAGGCGGGAACCTGCCCGGGGTGGTCGGACAGCCGTGCAGGCTGCGTGAAGAATGCAGACGGTGAGAAACACCTGAGGCTTTAATGGGAAAGCAGTTTGGGAAAGCTTCTGCAGCGGCTGCATGAAGCACTGATGGGGACGTGGGCGTGGGGGCCGGGGGCCTGTGGGGAGGCGCAGGGCCTGGTGCAGTCAGCCCCttctgaggcacagggaggctgCCTGGATGTCTCCCTCGTCGCAGGTGCCGCACCACCAGCAGTGGAGCAACAACAGCCTCATCTCGGGGCGGGAGCTAATTAAAAACCCTGGCCGCCCGCCAATTCCCAGCCTGTGCACCGGGATTCGCTCTCCAGAGCCACTTAACCTCCCAGGCAGAAGCCAGCGCCACCCTCAGGCACAGCCTCTTGTGGCTCAGGGTGGTGCAGCCCCACCGTGGGGCTCAAAACACATGACCTGCTATcccacacaccgctcagcaaccCTGCGGGACAAGTGTTCATGTCACCTCCATCCCATGCAGGAGGATGTGAAGGCAGGTGATCTGCCTGCGGCCACAGAGTCCAAGGTGGCCAGGGCacgatttgaacccagatctgtgTGAGTCACCAAGATGCTAACCTGGCAGTACTGGGGTTTTCACAACTCTGCTTTGCTTAAATGCATAGGTTTCAGAGATCGGTGCTGGCACCTCTGGGGCACTGTACAGTACCCCTGGGGACTTGTTCCTACAGTCACCTCAAGACAGCCAGGGGCTGGTGCCTCTCCCTTCACTGAGCCGTCAGCCTGAACACTGTCAGGGCTGGGGATAGGGCTCCTTGGTGAGCAACAACCATGCCTGGCCTCGAGGCTGCCCACTGTGACTGCAGGGAGGGGGCATCAGGGAGGTAGGTGTCGCTGCAGGGCTGTGGGAAGAGACCTAAGtctgccaggggctggagcaggCTTCTCAGAGTTTGCGCTGCCTCCTGAAGAGAGGAGAGTAGTGCGGGAGTCTGTCCCGGACTGCGGGGCAGCATGcagaggggcatgtgggcagAGCCGTCACGATGGGCCGGGGCGACACAGAAGGAGGGATTGTCAGACAGAAAGCAGCCACGTGGAAGCAAAATGAAAGGGGATGAGCTGGGCAGTGTGGGCAGGGCCATGCAGGAGGTCTGTActtggaggagaggagggagctgCCAGGGCAGGCACAGGTCAAATCCGGTCACATGGGCATTTTATATGGCTCTCTCACAGCCACAGTGAGACGGCTCGAGTTGGGAGGTAAGGGGACCAGGCACAGGGTCTGCAGGAGGGGCAGGACTTCCAGGGTGCAATAAGGAGGCCTGGGCTGTGGCCGGGCTCCCGTGGGGCAAGAGGGGCCTCCTTGGAAAGCCGGAAGGACATACTTTGTTATGGGGTGGGGACTATCCGCCTCCTGGATCCAGCCTTGCCCCATCCAGGGGCCCTTTCCCAGACCATCAACATCAGCCCTTCCAAGTGTGGTTTTCAAATGAATGACCCGGGCCATGTGGCCGTCAGCCACCCAGGAGGCCCGCAAAACCTCGGTTCCCCTCTGTGACGTGGGAGCCCTGCTGCTGCCTGTCACCTCACAGGCCTGGTCGCCTCTGACTCATCTTCCAGGTCCAAGCACTAGCTTGCTCTGCATTCCTTCAAAGAGCAGGGGCCGTGGGTCATGGAAGACAGGAGGCCTGTATTCCAGGCAAAGGGCGATGAAGGCccgggctgggggctggaggacaGGGAAGGGGGTGGACCCCGGACAGACTGTGCGTGGGTCTCACTGGGGTAGCGAGGAGGCAGGCACCGCTGTAAGGCTCTCGACCTGAGCATCCGGGGCACGGCGCCATGGGGCGGGTGGGGCCAACAGGGGTGCTAGGAGGGCTGCTCTGGACAAGGTAGGCCCCACGCACTGgacggggcctgggggcagcGCCAGGGGAGGGGACTATAACCCGGGAGTGGAGCCATAACCAGGGAGTATAGACAGATGGGGGGGAAGGGCTCAGGATGGGCCGGTGCTCAGAGGCCATGAGGAAGATGAGGTGACCTAGCACAGAGCTGCCTGGGTTCTGGAATCAAGGGAGGGAATGAGCTGTGGGGGAGGGAGATTTGCTCGGGGAGAGGCCCCGAGATGATGGGGACCAATCACATCAGAGGCTGCCTGCTCTGGGAAGTCAACCTTGAGCCCGAACTGGATGGGAGCCCTTGAACCAGTTCCCATGGCAGAAATCCTCTGCCTCTTTCGGACCCACAGCCACCTGTGCCCCTGGGGCCCTCCATGCCTCCTCTTACTCGGCCCTGTCCTCTTGGCCTCCATGCCAGCTGCCTGGCCTGGTCTCCAGCTACACTCTCATGGTTCAACCTGAGCTGGCCTCAGACAGGCTGGGCCACTGCAAGCAGCCGACCCTTTGGATACAGCTCCGGGGAGCTCTGGAGACTTTGTGACAACACGATCCCAGCAGTGGCTCTGGCTTTCCGAGTTCTGTCTCCTTCAAGGCCGGGCTCTCATCCCGGCCCTTCCTCCCCAAGTGCAGGGAAGGACGTGGGAAGCACCTGTGCACACTCTCTGACTCTGGGTGGGGCACCCAGCTCATGCTTCGAAAATGCTGTTTCTTTTACCCTTTCCCAGGGAGGCACATCTACTCTTACTCTCACATCcggaggacactgaggctcagggagggccAGACTTGACAAGGGGCAGGGTCTGCCTCTGTCTTGCTTTCCACTGTCTGGcacttagcccagtgcctggcacataccagCTTCTCAACAGCTATTtctagaaggagaggagggagggtgagatggggaggagggCGGAAGGTAGGCCCCCCAGCAGCGGGAGGAGCTGGGCTTGGGAGTCAGGCTGAGTCGGAAGCGtgccctctcctcttctcctcccAAGACCTTACTGGGCACCTACGCTGTGCCAGGTGCCTCCCTGGCCTCATAGGACCTTGAGATCCAGTAAACACAACCCCATTTCTGCAGAGCAAAAGCTGAAGTGGGGGCTCAGGGTCACGATCTCACCCTGGCCCGGCTCTGAGCTCTCCTGCTGTGCTTCATGCCCATGGAAACCACTTGTGCCGCCCCTCACGTGAGGCTGGGTGGGGGACCACACCCGGTGTAAGTGCCTCGTCCCTCCTGCTGGAAGCCCCTGGTCAGACACTGCCCCTCTGGGAAGCTCGGCAGGCATTCACCAGGCAGCAGGCCGGGCAAGAGCTGTCTCCCCGCTTGAGGCCATCGTggtgggtgggcagcagggctgggggaggacaTGTCCGTCCTGAGGGTGAGGGCCAGGCCGGGTGCACAGGTGCTCAGTGTTGGTTGAGGCGGGGGAGGTGGGCCCAGTGGCAGGCAGGCCTCTGTCCTCATCCTGGGACTCACGGGGCCGAGGAGCCACCGAGTGGCAGGGCCCTCCCAGGACCTCACAGCAGAGCTCACAGGAGGATGGCGTGAGGCGGACTCTCTCTGCGCTGTGTCTAGAGCGGGCCCTGCCAGGGTCGGGCCCCACGTCTGTGGCATCCCAAGGGAGCCGCAGGACAAGAGAGGAACTGGAGGCAGGCTCTGACTTGcagaaggcagggaaggcagccTCCAGGGGTTTGTGGCTGAGCAAACAGCCATGCCCACTGGGAGAGTGATTACATCTCCAACCTTGAGGCACCGATGGGAAACTGAAGCCTGTGTTCGAGTCCCAGGCCTGCCACATGCTGGCTGTGTGGCTCAGGCAAGTCCTCCCCCTTCATCCTTGGGCTGCTGTTCTTCCATCCCACAGCTGTCGGTGGGCGATACGCCCAGGCAGGCCCTGATCTCGGTGTCCAGCTCTGTCCTTCCCCTCCAGGGAGCACAGCAGCCCTGGAGGCCGTGGCCTCCAGCTGACTGTGGGTCTCCTCATCAGCCAGTCCTGCCCGCTCCACCTTCAGCCTTTACGCAGCCACTTCCCCTGAGGCTACCCTGGTCCCAGCTGCCTGTGCCTGGACTGTTGCAGTAGCTCCTCCGGAGCCTCCCTTGCCCAGCTCCTTGTCACAGCAGCCCAAGGGTCCATATCAGTGCCCTCACCTGGCCTCACCGCACCACcaccctcccctgctccctgcaCTCAGTCTATGCGACCCACAgggcctccctgcagcccctgcaACGCTGGCAGCAGTCTCCTGCCTCGGAGCACCTGTGCCTGCTGGTCCCCTGCTGACACTCTTCCCCATGCCTGcccacctcccttccttccaAGGGCAGCATGGGGGGGCCCTTCAGGACCCTTTATCTAAAACAGCCAGTGCCCTCCTTCCCACACGCATAGCCTCTTCATTTTGCTGTGTTTCCCTAACAGTCGCTTTACtaatttatgtttgtttttagtcTGTCTCCCCTCGGCTGGAATACAAATTTGATAAGAACCGGGACTTCTTGGGGGTCCATTTTGGTCACTGCTGTATCTCTAGGGCCTAAAGAGGGCCTGGAAttgagtaggtgctcagtaaatacttgttgaatggacAAGCACATGAATTCCCGTCTAAGGAGTCTTTCCCTGGGTATGGACAGAGTCCGGCCTTGTGGGTGCAGACGCTTAGCCTTCCCTGACCAAGGGAGCCCCCGCGGTGGTGCCAGAGCCCTCTCCCCATGCCAGGGTTTCACTGGCTGAGTGGccagcaggcagcagagaagctCTTGGTCCCCAGAGGATGGAGCAGTGTCCTGAGCCACCCTGACGGTCGCCCTCAAGGAGCCGGAACAGAAGTTCCAAACCACAGCCTGGAGCCCTGACGGCCATCTTTGCACCCCAGGGCTGGCAGAGCCTGGTGCCCACTGCACACTGCATTCCTTCACTTGATCATTTCCTGAGCGCCCACAATGTGCTGGGCATGCATGGAACCCAGGGGCACACGCTGTGCACGAGCATCCCCTACCTTCTTCCAGAGCAGCAGAGCTGTGGCCAGGACGCTCAAGACACTCAGGAGGCCAGCGAAGCAAAAGAGCAGGAGCTTCCCAGGGCGCTGTGGGGGCTCTCGGTACCCCGAGTCTAGAGGAGGGCAGGGAAGCATGGGGGTCAGTTACCTGGGCGAGGCCAGGGCCCACCTCACCCCACAACCTCCAATTCCTATTTCTTCTATTCCCAGGACCCCGCCTACAGCAAGCCCCATGAGGACCCCCAAGATCCCCACTCCCACTCGCTCTGGTTAAGCCCCTTTCAGTGTTTGCTGCCTTAGTTCCTGTCACGGGCAAGGGTCACATCTCTTGTTTCTTCAGTGCCCCCGCCTCAGTGAGCTGGCCCCACCAAGAGCCGCTGGTGGGACTTTCTGCTTCCTACGTGTGAAACGGTGATCATATGGCAGGTACGGTGAGGGTTAAGGGGACTTGTCTGCCCCAGGCCCAGCGGGGAGCCGGCCTGCACCCGGGGTAGGTGCAGTGCACAGCCCAGCGCCTTCCCTTgagctttctttcctttcattcttccctccttccatccctccatccatctacccaacccatccatccatctgcctGGCAAAAAATTTTGGAGTGCCAACCACGTGCCAGGCAGTGTGTTATCTATCAAGCGCTTCCCGGTACCGGGCACCAGCCCCCTCATGCAGGGCCTCATTCATCACCAGAGAGCCTGAAGACCAGGCCCAAGGTCACATCCTGACAGGCACCAGAACTGAGGTCCACACCCAGGTCTGTGGGGTACTGAAGCCCTGGCCCCTACCAGCGCATTGCAGGGACAGGCCAGAGAACTGTGGCTTCCAGTGATGCGCTGTTCTTGACTTTTCCGGGTGGACACTCTGCTGAGTATGTGGCGAGAGCTAGCAATCTGCCCCCAGGAAGATGTACTGAGCCGAACGCTCGCTCACAGGCCACCACAGACGCACACATGCTCATGCCTGATTCTGCACTCACCCAGTCCCCGAGCTGTGCTGAAGGGACATGGAAACCCTCGCTCAGGTCACCTGCCAGAGGTGGCCAGAGGTATGTCCACATCCCAGGCCTCTGCCCTTCCCACATGAATGCAGGCATCTCAGCACACTTGCGTGGTTCTGTGTACTCTGTTCTATTCTGCCAAAGCTGAAAGCTGAGGCGAACATCCCCCGCTCTAGGTCCTGTACCCCAAACTCTGCTGCATGAAGCCGCTGGGCCCTTTGCCCTGGGAAGCCCCACCTCTGACCAGGATGAAGGTGCCACTGCCCCGCAGTCTGGCCTGGGGCCGCTGGATGGAGCAGTAGTAGGTGCCTGTGGCTGCTGCATCGGGCAGCTTTGGGGAGATGGGGCACATGATGGAGTAGGTCATGTTCTCTTTGCCGGAGCCAGATTGGCAGTCAGTCTGCTTCTCGGAGCTCTCCCGGCCCTGGAGGTCCACGTGGAAGTAGCTGACCCTGAAGGCCTCGAACTC
Coding sequences within it:
- the NFAM1 gene encoding NFAT activation molecule 1 isoform X1 encodes the protein MERRPPWWWATPGLLAAPWLLGLLMCAWTLRLTGGQLVTHTGPPILVSLANQTVNFNCTITYKYTREFEAFRVSYFHVDLQGRESSEKQTDCQSGSGKENMTYSIMCPISPKLPDAAATGTYYCSIQRPQARLRGSGTFILVRDSGYREPPQRPGKLLLFCFAGLLSVLSVLATALLLWKKKQMQVPRTHPAQKCLNPSPASSPQRPPAESIYTALQRRETEVYACVENKAPSPPTTQSLLSQEKLHGFNDDSEFNLVYENL
- the NFAM1 gene encoding NFAT activation molecule 1 isoform X2: MERRPPWWWATPGLLAAPWLLGLLMCAWTLRLTGGQLVTHTGPPILVSLANQTVNFNCTITYKYTREFEAFRVSYFHVDLQGRESSEKQTDCQSGSGKENMTYSIMCPISPKLPDAAATGTYYCSIQRPQARLRGSGTFILVRDSGYREPPQRPGKLLLFCFAGLLSVLSVLATALLLWKKQMQVPRTHPAQKCLNPSPASSPQRPPAESIYTALQRRETEVYACVENKAPSPPTTQSLLSQEKLHGFNDDSEFNLVYENL